In a genomic window of Coprococcus eutactus:
- a CDS encoding GGDEF domain-containing protein: MKKRLPGIILITGGIVLVAMVIQAVILSFINNRSFDGTSQVLLDQVSNVIEKNKASEEDLIDSLKEDYMVRAKAVAYIVDAKPEVANNVEELRKIAALISVDEVHLFNTDGVIYAGTNPEYFGYSFDSGEQMAYFKPMLDDKNLTMCQDVTPNTSNGKKMMYAITWNDDGTKMIQVGIEPRRLLNEVKQNEISTVVANMPMYDGLSVVVADGESGEIYGCSYEPVVGLTLDEIGISVTDDVLPDDEDSFTGIRRINGFRNRCVFRRSGEYVIGVIYRMDVNSRSNMAIMVIMALYLCFAAGLVVSMVMKVIHANRERNEQLSILTSMSGMYYSMHMLDLQHDTFALYTAGDLILRVGERAAGAKELMRKIVHKVVVEEHQASAQKFMDLDSLGDRLIKKKIVSGEFMVKDLGWFRLSFISIDVDEDGRPLKVIFTTRNIDEDKKREQKLIRRSYTDELTKCYNRSAYIDDVRELPGDSVYVYVSMDVNGLKPVNDTLGHAAGDELLQGAAECMEQCLGNYGKVYRMGGDEFAAIIFVNTRRLKRVQQEFDDVVRGWSGQLVKSVSISCGYVSSDEKDWESFDEMVKAADERMYENKAAYYRQEGVDRRYR; encoded by the coding sequence ATGAAAAAGAGATTGCCGGGGATAATATTGATAACAGGGGGGATCGTGCTGGTTGCTATGGTCATCCAGGCGGTTATACTCAGCTTTATCAATAACAGGAGTTTTGACGGGACCTCGCAGGTGCTGTTGGATCAGGTCAGCAATGTAATCGAGAAGAATAAGGCAAGTGAGGAAGATCTGATAGACTCCCTCAAGGAAGATTATATGGTCAGGGCTAAGGCTGTGGCGTATATAGTTGATGCAAAGCCTGAGGTTGCAAATAATGTGGAGGAGCTCCGCAAGATTGCTGCACTTATATCTGTTGATGAGGTGCATTTGTTTAATACGGATGGCGTGATATATGCTGGTACCAATCCCGAATATTTTGGATATAGCTTTGATTCCGGGGAGCAGATGGCGTATTTCAAGCCGATGCTTGATGACAAGAATCTCACCATGTGTCAGGATGTCACTCCGAACACATCAAATGGTAAGAAGATGATGTATGCAATAACATGGAACGACGATGGAACCAAGATGATACAGGTTGGAATCGAGCCGAGAAGACTTCTGAATGAAGTAAAACAGAATGAGATATCCACGGTGGTTGCCAATATGCCTATGTATGATGGACTGAGTGTTGTAGTGGCAGATGGCGAATCGGGAGAAATATATGGATGTTCATATGAACCGGTAGTAGGGCTTACTCTTGATGAGATCGGCATTTCGGTGACTGATGATGTGCTGCCGGACGATGAAGACAGTTTTACAGGCATAAGAAGGATTAATGGATTTAGAAACAGATGTGTATTCCGAAGATCCGGAGAGTATGTGATCGGGGTCATATATAGAATGGATGTGAATAGCCGGAGTAATATGGCAATCATGGTTATCATGGCACTGTATCTGTGTTTTGCCGCCGGCCTGGTGGTAAGCATGGTGATGAAGGTGATACATGCGAATCGGGAGAGAAATGAACAGCTGTCAATATTGACATCCATGTCGGGGATGTATTACAGCATGCATATGCTTGATCTTCAACATGATACATTTGCCCTCTATACCGCAGGAGACCTGATATTGAGGGTTGGTGAGCGGGCAGCAGGGGCGAAGGAACTTATGAGGAAGATCGTTCATAAGGTGGTTGTGGAGGAACATCAGGCAAGTGCCCAGAAATTCATGGATCTTGATAGTCTGGGTGACAGGCTGATCAAGAAAAAGATTGTATCAGGTGAGTTCATGGTGAAGGACCTTGGATGGTTCAGACTGTCATTTATATCGATAGATGTTGACGAGGACGGACGTCCTTTAAAAGTCATATTTACCACCAGAAACATAGATGAAGATAAGAAACGGGAGCAGAAGCTGATAAGACGGTCTTATACAGATGAGCTCACAAAATGTTATAACAGGAGCGCATATATAGATGATGTCAGGGAGCTGCCGGGAGATTCTGTATATGTGTATGTGTCCATGGATGTAAATGGGCTTAAGCCAGTGAATGATACCCTGGGACATGCGGCTGGAGATGAACTGCTTCAGGGTGCTGCCGAGTGTATGGAGCAGTGTCTTGGAAACTATGGTAAGGTGTACAGGATGGGCGGTGATGAATTTGCAGCCATCATCTTTGTAAATACCAGAAGGCTGAAGAGAGTGCAGCAGGAGTTTGATGACGTTGTGCGTGGATGGTCTGGACAGCTGGTGAAATCCGTATCGATATCATGTGGCTATGTGTCAAGTGATGAGAAGGACTGGGAGTCATTTGACGAGATGGTCAAGGCTGCAGATGAGAGAATGTACGAGAACAAGGCGGCATATTACAGGCAGGAGGGCGTCGATAGAAGGTATCGCTAG
- a CDS encoding oleate hydratase — MSKKKLGIGIAAVAVAGAGAAALTVKNHNKAKVQKEKAAAEHAEYRNTERGKHEKNSKGIYYTNGNYEAFARPRKPEGVDDKNAYIVGSGLASLAAACFLVRDGQMPGSHIHILEAMDIAGGACDGIFDPARGYVMRGGREMENHFECLWDLFRSIPSIETPGVSVLDEYYWLNKEDPNYSLCRATVNRGKDAHTDGKFNLSQKGCMEIMKLFMTKDEDLYDKTIEDVFDDEVFDSTFWLYWRTMFAFENWHSALEMKLYFQRFIHHISGLPDFSALKFTKYNQYESLILPMVKYLEAAGVTFQYNTEVTNVIFDMRDGKKIAKTIECRVNGTEKGIPLTENDLVFVTNGSCTEGTIYGDQNHAPNGDAEVRTSGCWSLWKNIAAQDPSFGHPEKFCSDISKTNWESATVTTLDDKIIPYIVDICKRDPRTGKVVTGGIVSCQDSSWLLSWTINRQGQFKTQDKDKVCVWVYGLFTDVPGDYIKKPMKDCTGKEITEEWLYHLGVPEDEIEELATNSAVCVPTMMPYITAFFMPRAKGDRPDVIPDGCTNFAFLGQFADTPRDTVFTTEYSVRTAMEAVYGLLGVDRGVPEVWGSVYDIRELLDSSVKLMDGKSPLEINLGPLNKLKRPILKKIQGTVIEKVLRDHDIIKEGML; from the coding sequence ATGTCAAAGAAGAAATTGGGAATCGGGATAGCAGCGGTGGCAGTAGCCGGCGCAGGAGCAGCAGCTCTCACAGTTAAAAATCATAATAAGGCAAAAGTTCAGAAGGAGAAGGCTGCGGCTGAACATGCTGAGTACCGCAATACGGAGCGCGGAAAGCATGAGAAGAACAGTAAGGGAATCTATTATACAAATGGAAACTATGAGGCATTTGCTAGACCGAGAAAGCCGGAGGGCGTGGATGACAAGAACGCATATATAGTGGGAAGCGGTCTTGCATCACTGGCAGCAGCTTGTTTCCTTGTACGTGACGGACAGATGCCGGGTTCACACATCCATATTCTTGAGGCTATGGATATAGCGGGCGGTGCGTGCGATGGAATATTTGATCCTGCCAGAGGCTACGTCATGAGAGGTGGACGTGAGATGGAGAACCATTTCGAGTGCCTGTGGGATCTGTTCAGAAGTATACCTTCCATAGAGACACCGGGGGTATCGGTTCTTGACGAGTATTACTGGCTGAACAAGGAGGATCCAAATTATTCACTGTGCAGAGCAACAGTGAACAGAGGCAAGGATGCCCACACAGATGGCAAATTCAATCTGAGCCAGAAGGGCTGTATGGAGATCATGAAGCTCTTCATGACAAAGGACGAGGATCTGTATGACAAGACAATAGAAGATGTATTCGACGATGAGGTATTTGATTCGACATTCTGGCTGTACTGGAGGACGATGTTCGCATTTGAGAACTGGCACAGTGCACTGGAGATGAAACTCTACTTCCAGAGATTCATACATCACATCTCAGGACTTCCAGATTTCTCGGCCCTCAAGTTCACAAAGTACAACCAGTATGAGTCGCTGATCCTTCCGATGGTGAAGTATCTTGAGGCTGCGGGCGTGACATTCCAGTACAACACGGAGGTCACAAATGTCATATTTGACATGAGAGACGGCAAGAAGATAGCAAAGACCATCGAGTGCAGGGTAAACGGAACTGAGAAGGGGATCCCGCTCACTGAGAACGATCTTGTATTTGTCACAAATGGAAGCTGCACGGAGGGAACTATCTATGGCGATCAGAACCATGCGCCAAATGGTGACGCAGAGGTGAGAACAAGCGGCTGCTGGAGCCTATGGAAGAACATAGCTGCACAGGATCCTTCATTTGGCCATCCTGAGAAGTTCTGCTCTGATATATCTAAGACAAACTGGGAGTCAGCCACAGTAACAACGCTTGACGACAAGATCATCCCATATATCGTAGATATCTGCAAGCGCGATCCGAGAACAGGAAAGGTTGTCACGGGTGGTATAGTGAGCTGTCAGGATTCAAGCTGGCTGCTGAGCTGGACCATCAACAGACAGGGACAGTTCAAGACCCAGGACAAGGATAAGGTGTGTGTATGGGTATATGGCCTGTTCACAGATGTTCCGGGCGATTATATCAAGAAGCCTATGAAGGATTGTACCGGTAAGGAGATCACGGAGGAGTGGCTCTATCATCTGGGTGTGCCAGAAGATGAGATCGAGGAGCTGGCCACAAACAGCGCAGTCTGTGTGCCAACTATGATGCCATATATCACCGCGTTCTTCATGCCTAGAGCAAAGGGCGACAGACCGGATGTAATTCCAGACGGATGCACCAACTTTGCATTCCTCGGACAGTTCGCAGACACCCCTCGTGACACAGTGTTCACCACAGAGTATTCGGTGAGAACAGCCATGGAGGCTGTGTATGGACTTCTCGGCGTGGACAGAGGTGTTCCTGAGGTGTGGGGAAGTGTGTACGATATCCGTGAACTGTTGGACAGCAGCGTGAAGCTCATGGATGGCAAATCTCCGCTTGAGATAAATCTTGGACCTCTGAACAAGCTCAAGAGGCCTATACTTAAGAAAATCCAGGGCACGGTGATTGAAAAGGTACTGAGAGACCACGATATTATAAAAGAGGGTATGCTGTAG
- a CDS encoding DUF6796 family protein, producing MEQKEKIKYQRNCLLGALGAALLIVGDLCISIVPASPADKGLYVRGAYLNGDFQLWRVALLLVTGLVGMFFYAFGIDAISEQILPKYRKTRALVKYAGLMYVASAATLHFLVGTLAYWVTYLSEHIGREQAIAYVDDYYNLLFPAVSIVYIPTALLMLTSLISLLAGRTVMKRSMIVFHIITWQLIFVLIPDIRQAMGADISTLDYVFSQASGNTACLIWLVASFVYSKRNSN from the coding sequence ATGGAACAGAAAGAAAAAATTAAATACCAAAGGAACTGCCTGCTGGGCGCGCTCGGCGCAGCGCTCCTGATCGTGGGGGATCTGTGTATCAGCATAGTACCCGCATCACCCGCGGACAAAGGACTTTATGTGAGGGGGGCATATCTGAACGGGGATTTCCAGCTGTGGAGAGTGGCTCTGCTGCTTGTGACAGGTCTTGTCGGTATGTTCTTCTATGCATTTGGCATAGACGCCATATCGGAGCAGATACTTCCCAAGTACCGCAAGACGAGGGCACTCGTCAAATACGCAGGGCTCATGTATGTCGCGTCCGCCGCGACACTGCATTTTCTCGTGGGAACACTCGCTTACTGGGTAACCTATCTGTCTGAACACATTGGAAGAGAACAGGCCATCGCATATGTTGACGACTACTACAATCTGCTCTTTCCAGCCGTCAGCATAGTGTACATACCTACGGCACTGCTCATGCTCACAAGTCTTATATCGCTGCTGGCAGGCAGAACTGTCATGAAGAGGAGCATGATCGTATTTCACATCATCACATGGCAGCTTATATTTGTGCTCATTCCTGACATCAGACAGGCCATGGGCGCCGACATATCCACACTGGATTATGTATTCAGTCAGGCATCAGGAAACACCGCCTGCCTCATCTGGCTAGTTGCCAGCTTTGTATATTCTAAAAGAAACAGCAATTAA
- a CDS encoding DMT family transporter, with translation MKKIEINDKWMQKTSVVWFGAMLCCLLCGSAFPCIKIGYGLWNIESADTSAQILFAGMRFVLAGILAVIFGSLLEGKFIKPEKGCAGKIAWLAMLQTVIQYLFFYIGLAHTSGVKASIIEAVNVFVAIIVSGFIFHQENVTAKKMLGCLVGFAGVVLINMNGMNFHMSLSGEGAIFLSTVAYAFSSVFLKRYSVKHNPVMLSGYQFIVGGIILSAAGFAMGGRLSTVSTGGVLMLIYLALVSAVAYSLWGMLLKYNPISRVAVFGFMNPVFGVILSAWLLREGAQALGPISLVSLVLVCAGIYIVNK, from the coding sequence ATGAAAAAGATAGAGATAAACGACAAATGGATGCAGAAGACCAGTGTTGTGTGGTTCGGTGCCATGCTGTGCTGCCTGTTGTGTGGAAGTGCGTTTCCTTGTATAAAGATAGGTTATGGACTGTGGAATATAGAGAGTGCGGATACGTCGGCACAGATACTGTTCGCCGGTATGCGATTCGTGCTGGCGGGAATCCTTGCCGTGATATTTGGAAGTCTGCTGGAAGGAAAGTTCATAAAGCCGGAGAAGGGCTGCGCCGGCAAGATAGCGTGGCTGGCGATGCTGCAGACAGTCATACAATACCTGTTCTTTTATATAGGTCTCGCACATACAAGCGGAGTCAAGGCGTCCATCATAGAGGCAGTAAATGTATTCGTTGCCATCATAGTGTCAGGATTCATATTCCATCAGGAAAATGTCACTGCAAAGAAGATGCTTGGCTGTCTGGTTGGATTTGCGGGAGTTGTACTTATAAACATGAATGGAATGAATTTCCATATGAGCTTGTCAGGTGAGGGTGCGATATTTCTGTCGACAGTGGCTTATGCATTTTCATCGGTGTTCCTGAAGCGATATTCGGTAAAACACAATCCGGTTATGCTCAGTGGCTACCAGTTTATAGTTGGCGGAATTATTCTGTCGGCTGCCGGTTTTGCCATGGGAGGCAGACTCAGCACCGTATCCACAGGTGGAGTTTTGATGCTCATATATCTGGCTCTTGTATCGGCGGTGGCATATTCTCTGTGGGGAATGCTGCTCAAGTATAATCCTATATCAAGGGTTGCAGTATTTGGATTTATGAATCCGGTGTTCGGCGTGATACTGTCGGCATGGCTGCTCCGCGAGGGCGCACAGGCGCTTGGTCCGATAAGTCTGGTGTCGCTGGTGTTGGTGTGTGCAGGAATATACATAGTGAATAAGTAG
- a CDS encoding NUDIX hydrolase — MKMTTLCYIEKDGRYLMLHRTKKEKDINKGKWIGVGGHAEEGESPEDCLLREIKEETGLTLTSYRFRGLVTFISNECENELMCLFTADGFDGEVQICDEGDLQWIDKEIVPTLPTWSGDAIFLKLLLEGEKRFFSLKLVYEGSELVEHRLEFY, encoded by the coding sequence ATGAAGATGACAACACTTTGTTACATAGAGAAAGATGGAAGATACCTGATGCTCCACAGGACAAAGAAGGAGAAGGACATTAATAAAGGCAAATGGATCGGTGTAGGTGGACATGCCGAGGAGGGTGAGAGTCCTGAGGACTGTCTTCTGAGGGAGATAAAGGAGGAGACGGGACTTACGCTTACATCGTACAGATTCAGAGGGCTGGTGACATTTATCAGCAATGAGTGTGAGAATGAGCTTATGTGCCTGTTCACCGCAGATGGATTTGATGGGGAAGTTCAGATATGCGATGAGGGGGACCTTCAGTGGATAGATAAAGAGATTGTGCCAACACTTCCGACGTGGAGTGGGGATGCGATATTCCTGAAATTGTTGCTCGAAGGGGAGAAGAGATTTTTCTCACTCAAGCTCGTATATGAGGGAAGTGAGCTGGTGGAGCACAGGCTGGAGTTTTATTGA
- a CDS encoding DUF3592 domain-containing protein — MDNSVTDFYREHKEGIDTTIRTVQKGRNISGSWNISDSKRNKRFAWKVIRTNTGDTLSAFRGKGYRMFQRNNRGNISSKVSAIIIMVIGIGIMIVGILMAADRMRKDDYYGFATGKVVGSSYYENSDDERMYSAIYAYSVGDTEYELEDDDASKVPPQIGKKVEIRYDPEEPADAYVGGKPLPGRILMSIGITMIMLSILAFVKMRKGQISDERKLVIELLTGIIMLVVCIGTIILLQDGGEGIGLSEISIVVCGIVGIIVIISSIKYYIDVKMGRTPSRSILSHLGLDAASLILDDESEGEEYNIPKYLMPESEQAETVGEKSQKQEYEKYDHLQGDGTQNPYSGKI, encoded by the coding sequence GTGGACAATTCGGTCACGGATTTCTACAGAGAACATAAAGAGGGTATAGACACGACCATAAGAACTGTACAAAAGGGAAGGAATATTTCTGGCAGTTGGAATATTAGTGATAGTAAAAGAAATAAAAGATTTGCTTGGAAAGTGATCCGGACAAACACAGGGGATACATTGAGCGCGTTTAGAGGAAAGGGGTATAGGATGTTTCAAAGAAACAATCGTGGAAATATAAGCAGTAAGGTTTCGGCTATAATAATTATGGTCATTGGTATTGGAATAATGATAGTTGGAATATTGATGGCAGCAGACAGAATGCGGAAGGATGATTACTACGGTTTCGCAACAGGAAAGGTAGTGGGATCGTCATATTATGAAAACAGCGATGACGAGAGGATGTACTCGGCTATTTATGCGTATTCCGTGGGCGATACGGAATATGAATTAGAGGATGATGATGCATCAAAGGTTCCACCGCAAATTGGAAAAAAGGTGGAGATCAGATATGATCCAGAGGAGCCAGCTGATGCATATGTGGGCGGAAAGCCATTGCCGGGCCGCATATTGATGAGCATAGGAATTACGATGATCATGTTATCAATACTTGCCTTTGTGAAAATGCGTAAGGGTCAAATCTCTGATGAGAGAAAGCTTGTGATCGAATTGCTGACGGGGATTATAATGCTTGTGGTTTGCATAGGAACTATTATATTACTCCAGGACGGCGGGGAAGGTATCGGCTTATCTGAAATAAGCATAGTTGTATGTGGAATTGTGGGAATTATTGTAATTATCTCAAGTATTAAGTATTACATAGATGTGAAGATGGGCAGGACCCCATCTAGATCTATACTCTCTCATTTAGGATTAGACGCGGCTTCTCTGATATTGGATGATGAATCAGAGGGGGAAGAGTATAATATACCGAAATACCTCATGCCGGAATCTGAACAAGCGGAAACGGTAGGGGAAAAATCGCAGAAACAGGAGTATGAAAAATATGATCATCTGCAGGGAGATGGAACCCAGAACCCATATAGTGGGAAGATTTAG
- a CDS encoding PPC domain-containing DNA-binding protein gives MEYKRFDNTIIARIDKGEEILEQLKVIAINENIKLASINALGAIDDFTVGVYKIDEKKYYSNSFKGYYEITSLTGTISTMDGEYYAHLHMSAGNEKGEVFGGHLNRAVVSAVCEMVISVIDGKVDRIYDEGTGLNIFKFD, from the coding sequence ATGGAATATAAAAGATTTGACAACACAATAATTGCAAGGATTGACAAAGGTGAGGAGATATTGGAGCAACTGAAGGTAATTGCTATTAATGAGAATATAAAGCTTGCCAGTATCAATGCTCTTGGAGCTATCGATGATTTTACAGTCGGAGTATATAAGATAGATGAAAAGAAATATTACTCCAACAGCTTTAAAGGATATTATGAAATCACATCGCTTACAGGAACAATCAGTACAATGGACGGAGAATATTATGCACATCTCCATATGAGCGCCGGAAATGAGAAGGGTGAAGTGTTTGGCGGACATCTGAACAGAGCTGTTGTCAGCGCAGTCTGTGAGATGGTAATTTCAGTAATTGATGGAAAAGTTGACAGAATTTATGATGAAGGAACAGGACTTAATATATTTAAGTTTGATTGA
- the xerA gene encoding site-specific tyrosine recombinase/integron integrase encodes MGREIYDIINDMAEVLNASQMQKLQEVLVKRLSENTVSDYLQTTNMDFLDMFLTAKHLEGCSDKTIRYYRCNIEKMLDTINIPVIKITTEMLRKYLVEYQTTNNCGKVTIDNIRRSLSTFFSWLEEEDYIIKSPMKRIHKVKTAVIVKDTIPDEKIEILRDNCNNLRDRAMIDFLLSTGIRVGELVRLNIDDIDFSERECVVYGKGDKERKAYFDAKTKIHLLNYIESRTDNNIALFVSLNKPHSRLTESGVELRLREMGKKLGVEKVHPHKFRRTMATRAIEKGMPIEQVQKILGHEQIDTTLRYAMVNQNNVKLSHRKYIS; translated from the coding sequence ATGGGTAGAGAAATTTATGACATCATCAATGACATGGCAGAAGTATTAAATGCATCGCAGATGCAGAAACTACAAGAGGTGTTGGTAAAACGGTTATCTGAAAATACTGTATCTGATTATTTGCAGACAACGAATATGGACTTTCTAGATATGTTTTTAACTGCAAAGCATTTAGAAGGGTGTTCTGACAAAACAATACGCTATTATAGGTGTAATATTGAAAAGATGTTGGATACAATAAATATTCCGGTCATAAAGATAACGACCGAGATGCTACGAAAATATCTTGTAGAGTATCAAACGACAAATAATTGTGGAAAGGTAACTATTGATAATATTCGTAGAAGTCTTTCCACATTTTTTTCGTGGCTAGAGGAAGAGGATTATATTATAAAAAGCCCAATGAAAAGAATTCATAAGGTAAAGACTGCCGTTATTGTAAAAGATACCATTCCGGATGAGAAAATAGAAATTCTTAGAGATAATTGTAATAATCTGCGTGATAGGGCAATGATTGATTTCCTGCTTTCAACAGGAATTAGAGTAGGCGAATTGGTAAGGCTGAACATTGATGATATAGATTTCTCTGAGCGGGAATGCGTGGTTTATGGCAAAGGAGACAAAGAGAGGAAAGCATATTTTGATGCTAAGACCAAAATTCATTTGTTGAATTATATTGAATCAAGGACAGATAATAATATAGCGTTATTTGTGTCGTTAAACAAACCACACAGTAGACTTACTGAAAGCGGTGTGGAGTTACGATTACGAGAAATGGGGAAGAAGTTAGGTGTAGAAAAGGTACACCCACATAAGTTCAGAAGGACTATGGCCACCAGAGCAATTGAGAAAGGTATGCCGATTGAACAGGTACAGAAAATTCTGGGACATGAGCAAATAGATACAACGCTCAGATATGCAATGGTTAATCAAAACAATGTGAAGCTATCGCATCGAAAATATATTTCATAG
- a CDS encoding type II toxin-antitoxin system RelB/DinJ family antitoxin, which yields MGKTATLNIRVNPDVKENAERVLAQLGIPMATAIDMYLKQISLVGGIPFSIVLPKAANSVNADMMSVTQIHQKLEKGYADIEKGNVEDAASAFVAFRERH from the coding sequence ATGGGAAAAACAGCAACATTAAATATAAGAGTAAATCCAGATGTAAAAGAAAATGCAGAAAGAGTATTGGCACAATTAGGGATACCAATGGCTACTGCTATAGATATGTATTTAAAACAAATATCATTAGTAGGAGGAATTCCCTTTTCTATTGTATTACCAAAAGCAGCTAATTCAGTGAATGCAGATATGATGTCTGTTACACAGATTCATCAAAAGTTAGAAAAAGGATATGCCGATATAGAGAAAGGAAATGTTGAGGATGCAGCTAGTGCGTTTGTGGCATTTAGAGAGAGGCATTAA
- a CDS encoding type II toxin-antitoxin system RelE/ParE family toxin — MKQYKVEITKEALQDMEDIYNYIAIDLLAPDNAMGQYNLIADEILTLDTFPERFRIMDSEPEKRMELRRMLVDNYSVFYIIRDERVIVTDVLYTASDIEARLRGEL, encoded by the coding sequence ATGAAGCAATATAAGGTAGAGATTACAAAAGAAGCTTTGCAGGATATGGAAGATATATACAATTATATTGCTATAGATTTGCTTGCTCCGGATAATGCAATGGGGCAATATAATCTCATTGCTGATGAAATACTTACATTAGACACTTTCCCAGAACGATTTAGGATTATGGATTCTGAGCCGGAAAAGAGAATGGAGTTGCGTAGAATGCTCGTCGATAATTATTCAGTGTTTTACATAATCCGTGACGAAAGGGTAATTGTAACGGATGTGTTATACACGGCATCTGATATAGAAGCACGTTTGAGAGGCGAGCTATAA
- a CDS encoding phospholipase D family protein: protein MIKHKICKILLVILAIFLCAAFYELLGICVAYKKQPEVSNTTKKETKNGSWNECSENTERAVIIEKNPEALLQRVRLIKNAKKEIILSTFAFQSDESGKVILGALHDAADRGVHIRLLVDGMESWIDMEGNPYFYGLSSHENVEIKLYNKANPLKPWKMMGRMHDKYLIADGKRYILGGRNTHNYFLGDFPGHKNYDRDVLVVCDEPEKENSVNQLSEYFETIWNQEDSGYFHNNKKLANRKSVKNAVLELQNSYQKYFEENKERICETDYTDETFETEKITLVSNPIHTGSKEPVVWYQLGELMKNAKNRVKIHTPYIICNDMMYNTWEEIAENVSDFSIMTNSVANNRNPFGSADYAKNRNRILSTGINIWEYEGGYSYHGKSILIDDDLSVIGSFNMDMRSAYLDTELMLVIRSKDINKQLEEGMMEYERVSRQVLEDGTYRDPYHVEPIELTKKRQRNVLLVQHLLGWARYLF from the coding sequence ATGATAAAGCATAAAATATGTAAAATCCTTCTTGTTATACTGGCAATTTTTTTATGTGCGGCTTTTTATGAATTGCTCGGAATCTGCGTTGCATATAAAAAGCAGCCGGAAGTGTCCAATACAACCAAAAAAGAAACAAAAAATGGGTCATGGAACGAATGCAGTGAAAATACAGAACGGGCAGTAATCATAGAAAAGAATCCAGAAGCGCTTTTACAAAGAGTGCGTTTGATCAAGAATGCAAAAAAGGAAATTATTCTTTCTACTTTTGCATTTCAATCCGATGAAAGTGGAAAAGTGATTTTAGGAGCACTGCATGATGCGGCAGACAGAGGTGTACATATTCGTCTGTTAGTAGATGGAATGGAGAGCTGGATTGATATGGAAGGAAATCCGTATTTCTATGGATTATCTTCCCATGAGAATGTTGAAATTAAACTGTATAATAAGGCCAATCCGTTGAAACCGTGGAAAATGATGGGTAGAATGCATGATAAATATTTGATTGCAGATGGAAAGCGATATATTCTTGGGGGAAGAAATACACACAATTATTTCCTGGGTGATTTTCCGGGACATAAGAACTATGACAGAGACGTGTTAGTGGTTTGCGATGAACCTGAGAAAGAAAATTCAGTTAACCAGTTGTCAGAGTATTTTGAAACTATATGGAATCAGGAAGACAGTGGTTATTTTCATAACAATAAAAAACTGGCAAATAGAAAATCTGTAAAGAACGCAGTTTTAGAGCTGCAGAACAGCTATCAGAAATATTTTGAGGAGAATAAGGAAAGAATCTGCGAGACCGATTATACGGACGAAACTTTTGAGACAGAAAAGATTACATTAGTGTCAAATCCTATTCACACAGGTTCCAAAGAACCAGTAGTGTGGTATCAGTTGGGAGAATTGATGAAAAATGCAAAAAATCGTGTGAAGATCCACACGCCATATATTATCTGTAATGATATGATGTATAATACATGGGAGGAGATTGCAGAGAACGTTTCAGATTTTTCTATCATGACAAATTCAGTTGCGAATAATAGGAATCCATTTGGGTCTGCCGATTATGCGAAAAACAGAAATAGAATCTTAAGTACAGGAATTAATATCTGGGAATATGAAGGCGGTTATTCATACCACGGAAAAAGTATTCTGATTGACGATGATCTGTCTGTAATAGGTTCATTTAATATGGACATGAGAAGTGCATATCTGGATACGGAACTGATGCTTGTAATACGCAGTAAAGATATTAATAAACAGTTGGAAGAGGGCATGATGGAATATGAAAGAGTGTCCCGACAGGTATTGGAAGATGGAACCTATCGTGATCCGTATCATGTAGAGCCAATTGAATTGACAAAGAAGCGTCAGAGAAACGTACTTTTGGTACAGCATCTGCTTGGATGGGCAAGATATCTGTTCTGA